From the Solanum pennellii chromosome 4, SPENNV200 genome, one window contains:
- the LOC107017718 gene encoding maltose excess protein 1-like, chloroplastic: MAGSLLPVGKAVLRSRQPSKCYMFNADLQHPKSIPILPPYKKRVEQNNTLNKSVLLSPLVCQYRLKPVSALDSDVPYPIEQSSEGLKSSESFKQWDSLTAKFAGAANIPFLILQLPQIILNARNLLAGNQAALFAVPWLGMFTGLLGNLSLLSYFIKKRETEVVVVQTLGVVTIYVVISQLAMAGSMPLPHYAVTSVVIACGLVVNFMNYFHLLNPVIWRYWEDFITIAGLSALPQVMWSTFIPYVPNTILPGAVAFVLAILAVFMSRTGKLPEKGIKFVGSLSGWTATLLFMWMPVSQMWTNLLNPDNIKGLSALSMLLAMIGNGLMIPRALFTRDLMWFTGSTWACVFYGWGNLVCLYCCEVISREFFLASTTAFVAWLVFSFWRDTQVYGYNSPLKSLKELISGS; this comes from the exons ATGGCTGGATCTTTGTTGCCAGTGGGTAAGGCAGTCCTACGTTCCCGCCAACCTTCCAAATGTTATATGTTCAATGCTGATCTCCAGCATCCGAAGTCAATTCCAATTCTCCCTCCATATAAGAAAAGAGTCGAACAGAATAATACTTTGAACAAGTCAGTGCTCCTAAGTCCATTAGTTTGCCAATACCGGCTAAAACCAGTTTCGGCGCTTGACTCAGATGTTCCCTATCCTATTGAACAG AGTTCAGAAGGTTTAAAGAGCAGCGAGAGCTTTAAGCAATGGGATTCATTGACTGCAAAATTTGCAGGAGCTGCAAATATTCCGTTTCTCATATTACAACTGCCTCAAATAATACTGAATGCTCGTAACCTTCTAGCAGGAAATCAAGCTGCATTATTTGCAGTTCCATGGCTG GGGATGTTCACTGGATTACTTGGTAATTTGTCTTTGCTATCATACTTTATAAAGAAGAGGGAGACGGAAGTGGTTGTTGTGCAAACTTTGGGTGTTGTGACCATTTACGTTGTGATATCACAATTAGCCATGGCTGGATCTATGCCTTTGCCTCATTATGCAGTCACTTCTGTTGTTATTGCGTGTGGTCTTGTTGTGAACTTCATGAACTACTTCCACTTGCTCAATCCCGTAATCTGGCGTTACTGGGAGGATTTCATTACTATTGCTGGCTTATCTGCGCTTCCCCAA GTCATGTGGTCAACTTTCATCCCATATGTTCCAAATACCATCTTGCCTGGTGCTGTGGCTTTTGTTCTGGCTATCTTAGCTGTCTTTATG TCTCGGACTGGGAAACTTCCAGAAAAGGGCATCAAATTTGTAGGATCATTATCTGGATGGACTGCCACACTTCTTTTCATGTGGATGCCAGTTTCACAAATG TGGACAAACCTTCTAAATCCAGATAATATAAAAGGTTTATCAGCTCTTTCGATGTTGCTTGCAATGATTGGGAATGGACTCATGATTCCACGAGCACTCTTTACTCGGGATTTGATGTG GTTCACCGGTTCAACTTGGGCATGCGTTTTTTATGGATGGGGAAACCTTGTCTGCTTATATTG CTGCGAAGTTATAAGCAGGGAATTTTTCTTGGCTTCAACAACTGCCTTTGTAGCATGGCTGG TGTTCAGCTTCTGGAGAGACACACAAGTATATGGATATAATTCTCCATTGAAATCATTGAAGGAACTGATTTCTGGTTCATAA
- the LOC107017720 gene encoding uncharacterized protein LOC107017720: MANNLNNFQFPYFPTHPPPPPLHPISPPPHPYSPPPPPPPPSPPHNYIIIVFVFSTFGCILLGLAILAFCSCFLKKKKKSTMIVEEKEVKHIDDHVKIKEAIVEGPHGKLETIVLSIEEDLHEKDDIIIRTKKELEEVHHHNLLHANNKSSQITTSALENSHV, encoded by the exons ATGGCAAACAATTTGAATAACTTCCAATTCCCATATTTCCCTACCCATCCACCACCCCCTCCTCTTCATCCCATTTCT CCACCACCTCACCCCTACTCTCctcctccaccaccaccaccaccatcaccaCCTCACAATTACATCATAATAGTATTCGTTTTCTCGACGTTTGGTTGCATTTTACTTGGCCTAGCTATTCTTGCTTTCTGCTCATGcttcttgaagaaaaagaagaagagtacAATGATAGTTGAAGAGAAAGAAGTGAAACACATTGATGATCATGTTAAAATAAAGGAAGCAATTGTTGAAGGACCTCATGGGAAACTTGAGACAATAGTACTCTCAATTGAAGAAGATTTGCATGAAAAGGATGATATTATAATAAGGACAAAAAAGGAATTAGAAGAAGTTcatcatcataacttattgCATGCTAATAACAAATCATCACAAATTACAACTTCTGCTCTTGAAAATAGCCATGTATAG
- the LOC107017721 gene encoding uncharacterized protein LOC107017721 produces the protein MDNNFPFPPPPPPPSSDQSYTIVILVFSTFGCILLGLAILAFCTYFLKKKKNSTMLVEEKEVKHIDDHVKIKEAIVEGPHGKLETIVLSVEEDLHEQDDIIRTKKELEEVHHHNFIHANNKSSEITPSALEAAHRQTELSINS, from the coding sequence ATGGATAACAACTTCCCAtttccaccaccaccaccaccaccttcCTCTGATCAAAGCTACACCATAGTAATACTCGTGTTCTCAACGTTCGGTTGCATCTTACTTGGCCTAGCTATTCTTGCTTTTTGCACATActtcttgaagaaaaagaagaatagtACAATGCtagttgaagaaaaagaagtgaAACACATTGATGATCATGTTAAAATAAAGGAAGCAATAGTTGAAGGACCTCATGGGAAACTTGAGACAATAGTACTCTCAGTAGAAGAAGATTTGCATGAACAAGATGACATTATAAGGACAAAGAAAGAGTTGGAAGAAGTTCATCATCATAACTTCATACATGCTAATAATAAATCTTCAGAAATTACACCTTCTGCTCTTGAAGCTGCCCATAGACAAACTGAATTAAGCATcaattcatga